One Echeneis naucrates chromosome 1, fEcheNa1.1, whole genome shotgun sequence DNA segment encodes these proteins:
- the LOC115054421 gene encoding hexokinase-1 isoform X5 — translation MHNKIYAIPIEVMQGTGDELFDHIVHCISDFLDYMGMKSARLPLGFTFSFPCHQTSLDAGILVTWTKGFKATDCEGEDVVELLREAIKRKEMEEPEFELDVVAIVNDTVGTMMTCAYEEPSCEVGLIAGTGSNACYMEEMRNIEIVEGNEGRMCVNMEWGAFGDNGCLDDIRTQYDQAVDENSLNEGKQRYEKMCSGMYLGEIVRQILIDLTKRGFLFRGQISETLKTRGIFETKFLSQIESDRLALLQVRAILQQLGLDSTCDDSIIVKEVCGTVSRRAAQICGAGMAAVVDKIRENRGLDHLDITVGVDGTLYKLHPHFSRIFHQTVKELAPKCDVNFLLSEDGSGKGAALITAVGCRQREMEAQQH, via the exons ATGCATAACAAAATCTACGCTATTCCCATAGAAGTCATGCAGGGTACTGGTGATGAG CTCTTTGACCACATTGTGCACTGCATCTCTGACTTCCTGGACTACATGGGAATGAAAAGCGCCCGACTGCCGCTGGGTTTCACCTTCTCCTTCCCCTGCCATCAGACCAGTCTGGACGCA GGTATTCTTGTCACCTGGACTAAAGGCTTCAAGGCCACAGACTGTGAAGGTGAAGATGTGGTCGAGCTCCTTCGGGAAGCAATTAAGAGGAAAGAg ATGGAGGAGCCA gaGTTTGAGCTGGATGTGGTTGCCATAGTGAACGACACTGTGGGGACGATGATGACTTGTGCGTATGAGGAGCCCAGTTGTGAGGTGGGACTGATTGCAG GGACGGGAAGCAACGCCTGTTACATGGAGGAGATGAGGAACATCGAGATAGTGGAGGGGAACGAAGGCCGCATGTGCGTAAACATGGAGTGGGGTGCGTTCGGGGACAACGGCTGCCTGGATGACATCAGGACGCAGTACGACCAGGCGGTGGACGAGAACTCGCTCAACGAAGGCAAACAAAG ATATGAGAAGATGTGCAGCGGCATGTACCTGGGAGAGATCGTCAGGCAGATTTTGATAGACCTGACGAAACGCGGCTTCCTCTTCCGGGGACAGAtctcagagacactgaagacCAGAGGCATTTTTGAGACAAAGTTCCTGTCACAGATAGAGAG CGATCGTCTGGCGCTGCTGCAGGTCAGGGCGATCTTGCAACAGCTGGGGCTAGACAGCACCTGTGATGACAGTATTATCGTCAAGGAGGTGTGTGGTACAGTGTCCCGCCGCGCAGCTCAGATCTGTGGAGCCGGAATGGCTGCTGTGGTGGACAAGATCCGTGAGAACAGAGGCCTGGACCACCTGGACATCACCGTGGGCGTGGATGGCACGCTTTACAAGCTGCACCCGCA CTTCTCACGGATCTTCCACCAGACAGTGAAAGAGCTCGCCCCCAAATGTGACGTCAACTTCCTGCTATCCGAGGACGGCAGCGGCAAGGGGGCTGCCCTCATCACTGCCGTCGGCTGTCgccagagagagatggaggcgCAACAGCACTGA
- the LOC115054421 gene encoding hexokinase-1 isoform X2: protein MIAAQLLAYYFTELKDDQLKKIDKYLYSMRFSDETLKDIMNRFRREMENGLGHDTNPTATVKMLPTFVRSIPDGSEKGDFIALDLGGSNFRILRVKVTHDKKQPVQMESQVYETPDDITHGSGTQLFAHVADCLGDFMEKQKIKDKKLPVGFTFSFPCAQTKLDEAVLVTWTKKFKASGVEGMDVVKLLNRAIKKRGDYEADIMAVVNDTVGTMMTCGFDDQRCEVGIIIGTGTNACYMEELRHIDLVEGDEGRMCINTEWGAFGDDGSLEDIRTEFDREIDRGSLNPGKQLFEKMASGMYMGELVRLILVKMAKEGLLFEGRITPELLTKGKIETKHVSAIEKTKEGLKKCMEILTRLGVEPSDEDCLAVQHVCTIVSFRSANLISATLGGILSRLKENKGVVRLRTTVGIDGSLYKMHPQYARRLHKTVRRLVPDSDVRFLLSESGSAKGAAMVTAVAYRLTEQARQIQETLAEFRLSKSQLLEVKKRMRMEIERGLKKDSHKEAAVKMLPTFVRSTPDGSENGDFLALDLGGTNFRVLLVKIRSGKRRSVEMHNKIYAIPIEVMQGTGDELFDHIVHCISDFLDYMGMKSARLPLGFTFSFPCHQTSLDAGILVTWTKGFKATDCEGEDVVELLREAIKRKEEFELDVVAIVNDTVGTMMTCAYEEPSCEVGLIAGTGSNACYMEEMRNIEIVEGNEGRMCVNMEWGAFGDNGCLDDIRTQYDQAVDENSLNEGKQRYEKMCSGMYLGEIVRQILIDLTKRGFLFRGQISETLKTRGIFETKFLSQIESDRLALLQVRAILQQLGLDSTCDDSIIVKEVCGTVSRRAAQICGAGMAAVVDKIRENRGLDHLDITVGVDGTLYKLHPHFSRIFHQTVKELAPKCDVNFLLSEDGSGKGAALITAVGCRQREMEAQQH from the exons ATGATAGCAGCTCAGCTTCTGGCCTACTACTTCACCGAGCTGAAGGATGATCAGCTGAAAAAG ATTGACAAATACCTCTACTCCATGCGTTTCTCGGACGAGACGCTGAAGGACATCATGAACAGGTTCCGCCGGGAGATGGAGAACGGGCTCGGGCATGACACCAACCCCACAGCCACCGTGAAGATGCTGCCCACCTTCGTCAGGTCCATCCCTGATGGATCAG AAAAGGGAGACTTCATAGCTCTGGACCTCGGGGGGTCAAATTTTCGGATTCTGCGCGTAAAAGTGACACACGACAAGAAGCAGCCGGTTCAGATGGAGAGCCAGGTCTATGAGACCCCCGATGACATCACGCACGGGAGTGGAACGCAG CTCTTTGCTCATGTTGCAGATTGTCTGGGCGATTTCATGGAGAAACAAAAGATCAAGGATAAAAAGCTTCCTGTGGGATTTACGTTCTCCTTCCCCTGTGCCCAAACCAAACTGGATGAG GCGGTCTTAGTAACATGGACAAAGAAGTTTAAGGCCAGTGGTGTGGAAGGTATGGATGTTGTGAAGCTTCTGAACAGGGCCATTAAGAAACGAGGG GACTACGAGGCCGACATCATGGCGGTGGTGAATGACACAGTTGGCACCATGATGACCTGTGGATTTGACGATCAGCGTTGCGAAGTGGGCATCATTATAG GAACGGGGACAAACGCCTGCTACATGGAAGAACTACGTCACATCGACCTGGTGGAGGGAGACGAAGGCCGGATGTGCATCAACACCGAGTGGGGGGCCTTTGGGGATGATGGATCCCTGGAGGACATTCGCACAGAGTTTGATCGTGAGATCGACAGGGGGTCTCTCAACCCTGGGAAGCAGCT GTTTGAAAAGATGGCCAGCGGGATGTACATGGGAGAACTGGTTCGACTCATCCTGGTTAAGATGGCCAAGGAGGGCCTGCTTTTTGAGGGACGGATAACCCCTGAGCTCCTGACCAAAGGAAAAATTGAGACGAAACATGTCTCGGCGATTGAAAA GACTAAAGAGGGACTGAAGAAATGCATGGAGATCCTGACGAGGCTCGGGGTCGAGCCTTCAGATGAAGACTGCCTGGCTGTGCAGCACGTCTGCACCATCGTATCTTTCCGCTCAGCAAATCTGATTTCTGCGACACTGGGAGGAATCCTCTCACGCCTTAAGGAAAACAAAGGAGTCGTGCGCCTCCGCACCACCGTGGGCATCGACGGGTCCCTCTACAAGATGCACCCACA ATATGCTCGCCGTCTGCACAAGACGGTGCGTCGCTTGGTCCCAGACTCAGATGTCCGCTTCCTGCTGTCCGAGAGTGGGAGTGCGAAGGGTGCAGCCATGGTGACGGCGGTGGCATACCGACTGACGGAGCAGGCGCGCCAGATTCAGGAGACTCTGGCAGAGTTCCGGCTGAGCAAATCCCAACTGTTGGAAGTGAAGAAACGCATGAGGATGGAGATTGAAAGAGGCCTAAAGAAGGACAGCCACAAGGAAGCTGCGGTCAAGATGCTGCCCACCTTTGTCCGAAGCACACCAGATGGATCAG AGAACGGTGATTTCCTCGCTCTGGACCTCGGAGGCACAAACTTCCGCGTACTTCTGGTAAAGATTCGCAGCGGGAAGAGGAGATCGGTGGAGATGCATAACAAAATCTACGCTATTCCCATAGAAGTCATGCAGGGTACTGGTGATGAG CTCTTTGACCACATTGTGCACTGCATCTCTGACTTCCTGGACTACATGGGAATGAAAAGCGCCCGACTGCCGCTGGGTTTCACCTTCTCCTTCCCCTGCCATCAGACCAGTCTGGACGCA GGTATTCTTGTCACCTGGACTAAAGGCTTCAAGGCCACAGACTGTGAAGGTGAAGATGTGGTCGAGCTCCTTCGGGAAGCAATTAAGAGGAAAGAg gaGTTTGAGCTGGATGTGGTTGCCATAGTGAACGACACTGTGGGGACGATGATGACTTGTGCGTATGAGGAGCCCAGTTGTGAGGTGGGACTGATTGCAG GGACGGGAAGCAACGCCTGTTACATGGAGGAGATGAGGAACATCGAGATAGTGGAGGGGAACGAAGGCCGCATGTGCGTAAACATGGAGTGGGGTGCGTTCGGGGACAACGGCTGCCTGGATGACATCAGGACGCAGTACGACCAGGCGGTGGACGAGAACTCGCTCAACGAAGGCAAACAAAG ATATGAGAAGATGTGCAGCGGCATGTACCTGGGAGAGATCGTCAGGCAGATTTTGATAGACCTGACGAAACGCGGCTTCCTCTTCCGGGGACAGAtctcagagacactgaagacCAGAGGCATTTTTGAGACAAAGTTCCTGTCACAGATAGAGAG CGATCGTCTGGCGCTGCTGCAGGTCAGGGCGATCTTGCAACAGCTGGGGCTAGACAGCACCTGTGATGACAGTATTATCGTCAAGGAGGTGTGTGGTACAGTGTCCCGCCGCGCAGCTCAGATCTGTGGAGCCGGAATGGCTGCTGTGGTGGACAAGATCCGTGAGAACAGAGGCCTGGACCACCTGGACATCACCGTGGGCGTGGATGGCACGCTTTACAAGCTGCACCCGCA CTTCTCACGGATCTTCCACCAGACAGTGAAAGAGCTCGCCCCCAAATGTGACGTCAACTTCCTGCTATCCGAGGACGGCAGCGGCAAGGGGGCTGCCCTCATCACTGCCGTCGGCTGTCgccagagagagatggaggcgCAACAGCACTGA
- the LOC115054421 gene encoding hexokinase-1 isoform X4, which translates to MIAAQLLAYYFTELKDDQLKKIDKYLYSMRFSDETLKDIMNRFRREMENGLGHDTNPTATVKMLPTFVRSIPDGSEKGDFIALDLGGSNFRILRVKVTHDKKQPVQMESQVYETPDDITHGSGTQLFAHVADCLGDFMEKQKIKDKKLPVGFTFSFPCAQTKLDEAVLVTWTKKFKASGVEGMDVVKLLNRAIKKRGDYEADIMAVVNDTVGTMMTCGFDDQRCEVGIIIGTGTNACYMEELRHIDLVEGDEGRMCINTEWGAFGDDGSLEDIRTEFDREIDRGSLNPGKQLFEKMASGMYMGELVRLILVKMAKEGLLFEGRITPELLTKGKIETKHVSAIEKTKEGLKKCMEILTRLGVEPSDEDCLAVQHVCTIVSFRSANLISATLGGILSRLKENKGVVRLRTTVGIDGSLYKMHPQYARRLHKTVRRLVPDSDVRFLLSESGSAKGAAMVTAVAYRLTEQARQIQETLAEFRLSKSQLLEVKKRMRMEIERGLKKDSHKEAAVKMLPTFVRSTPDGSGHSSLLSPNKGIKILSTSLV; encoded by the exons ATGATAGCAGCTCAGCTTCTGGCCTACTACTTCACCGAGCTGAAGGATGATCAGCTGAAAAAG ATTGACAAATACCTCTACTCCATGCGTTTCTCGGACGAGACGCTGAAGGACATCATGAACAGGTTCCGCCGGGAGATGGAGAACGGGCTCGGGCATGACACCAACCCCACAGCCACCGTGAAGATGCTGCCCACCTTCGTCAGGTCCATCCCTGATGGATCAG AAAAGGGAGACTTCATAGCTCTGGACCTCGGGGGGTCAAATTTTCGGATTCTGCGCGTAAAAGTGACACACGACAAGAAGCAGCCGGTTCAGATGGAGAGCCAGGTCTATGAGACCCCCGATGACATCACGCACGGGAGTGGAACGCAG CTCTTTGCTCATGTTGCAGATTGTCTGGGCGATTTCATGGAGAAACAAAAGATCAAGGATAAAAAGCTTCCTGTGGGATTTACGTTCTCCTTCCCCTGTGCCCAAACCAAACTGGATGAG GCGGTCTTAGTAACATGGACAAAGAAGTTTAAGGCCAGTGGTGTGGAAGGTATGGATGTTGTGAAGCTTCTGAACAGGGCCATTAAGAAACGAGGG GACTACGAGGCCGACATCATGGCGGTGGTGAATGACACAGTTGGCACCATGATGACCTGTGGATTTGACGATCAGCGTTGCGAAGTGGGCATCATTATAG GAACGGGGACAAACGCCTGCTACATGGAAGAACTACGTCACATCGACCTGGTGGAGGGAGACGAAGGCCGGATGTGCATCAACACCGAGTGGGGGGCCTTTGGGGATGATGGATCCCTGGAGGACATTCGCACAGAGTTTGATCGTGAGATCGACAGGGGGTCTCTCAACCCTGGGAAGCAGCT GTTTGAAAAGATGGCCAGCGGGATGTACATGGGAGAACTGGTTCGACTCATCCTGGTTAAGATGGCCAAGGAGGGCCTGCTTTTTGAGGGACGGATAACCCCTGAGCTCCTGACCAAAGGAAAAATTGAGACGAAACATGTCTCGGCGATTGAAAA GACTAAAGAGGGACTGAAGAAATGCATGGAGATCCTGACGAGGCTCGGGGTCGAGCCTTCAGATGAAGACTGCCTGGCTGTGCAGCACGTCTGCACCATCGTATCTTTCCGCTCAGCAAATCTGATTTCTGCGACACTGGGAGGAATCCTCTCACGCCTTAAGGAAAACAAAGGAGTCGTGCGCCTCCGCACCACCGTGGGCATCGACGGGTCCCTCTACAAGATGCACCCACA ATATGCTCGCCGTCTGCACAAGACGGTGCGTCGCTTGGTCCCAGACTCAGATGTCCGCTTCCTGCTGTCCGAGAGTGGGAGTGCGAAGGGTGCAGCCATGGTGACGGCGGTGGCATACCGACTGACGGAGCAGGCGCGCCAGATTCAGGAGACTCTGGCAGAGTTCCGGCTGAGCAAATCCCAACTGTTGGAAGTGAAGAAACGCATGAGGATGGAGATTGAAAGAGGCCTAAAGAAGGACAGCCACAAGGAAGCTGCGGTCAAGATGCTGCCCACCTTTGTCCGAAGCACACCAGATGGATCAG GTCACTCCTCTCTGTTATCACCAAACAAAGGCATAAAAATACTCAGTACATCTCTGGTCTGA
- the LOC115054421 gene encoding hexokinase-1 isoform X1, with the protein MIAAQLLAYYFTELKDDQLKKIDKYLYSMRFSDETLKDIMNRFRREMENGLGHDTNPTATVKMLPTFVRSIPDGSEKGDFIALDLGGSNFRILRVKVTHDKKQPVQMESQVYETPDDITHGSGTQLFAHVADCLGDFMEKQKIKDKKLPVGFTFSFPCAQTKLDEAVLVTWTKKFKASGVEGMDVVKLLNRAIKKRGDYEADIMAVVNDTVGTMMTCGFDDQRCEVGIIIGTGTNACYMEELRHIDLVEGDEGRMCINTEWGAFGDDGSLEDIRTEFDREIDRGSLNPGKQLFEKMASGMYMGELVRLILVKMAKEGLLFEGRITPELLTKGKIETKHVSAIEKTKEGLKKCMEILTRLGVEPSDEDCLAVQHVCTIVSFRSANLISATLGGILSRLKENKGVVRLRTTVGIDGSLYKMHPQYARRLHKTVRRLVPDSDVRFLLSESGSAKGAAMVTAVAYRLTEQARQIQETLAEFRLSKSQLLEVKKRMRMEIERGLKKDSHKEAAVKMLPTFVRSTPDGSENGDFLALDLGGTNFRVLLVKIRSGKRRSVEMHNKIYAIPIEVMQGTGDELFDHIVHCISDFLDYMGMKSARLPLGFTFSFPCHQTSLDAGILVTWTKGFKATDCEGEDVVELLREAIKRKEMEEPEFELDVVAIVNDTVGTMMTCAYEEPSCEVGLIAGTGSNACYMEEMRNIEIVEGNEGRMCVNMEWGAFGDNGCLDDIRTQYDQAVDENSLNEGKQRYEKMCSGMYLGEIVRQILIDLTKRGFLFRGQISETLKTRGIFETKFLSQIESDRLALLQVRAILQQLGLDSTCDDSIIVKEVCGTVSRRAAQICGAGMAAVVDKIRENRGLDHLDITVGVDGTLYKLHPHFSRIFHQTVKELAPKCDVNFLLSEDGSGKGAALITAVGCRQREMEAQQH; encoded by the exons ATGATAGCAGCTCAGCTTCTGGCCTACTACTTCACCGAGCTGAAGGATGATCAGCTGAAAAAG ATTGACAAATACCTCTACTCCATGCGTTTCTCGGACGAGACGCTGAAGGACATCATGAACAGGTTCCGCCGGGAGATGGAGAACGGGCTCGGGCATGACACCAACCCCACAGCCACCGTGAAGATGCTGCCCACCTTCGTCAGGTCCATCCCTGATGGATCAG AAAAGGGAGACTTCATAGCTCTGGACCTCGGGGGGTCAAATTTTCGGATTCTGCGCGTAAAAGTGACACACGACAAGAAGCAGCCGGTTCAGATGGAGAGCCAGGTCTATGAGACCCCCGATGACATCACGCACGGGAGTGGAACGCAG CTCTTTGCTCATGTTGCAGATTGTCTGGGCGATTTCATGGAGAAACAAAAGATCAAGGATAAAAAGCTTCCTGTGGGATTTACGTTCTCCTTCCCCTGTGCCCAAACCAAACTGGATGAG GCGGTCTTAGTAACATGGACAAAGAAGTTTAAGGCCAGTGGTGTGGAAGGTATGGATGTTGTGAAGCTTCTGAACAGGGCCATTAAGAAACGAGGG GACTACGAGGCCGACATCATGGCGGTGGTGAATGACACAGTTGGCACCATGATGACCTGTGGATTTGACGATCAGCGTTGCGAAGTGGGCATCATTATAG GAACGGGGACAAACGCCTGCTACATGGAAGAACTACGTCACATCGACCTGGTGGAGGGAGACGAAGGCCGGATGTGCATCAACACCGAGTGGGGGGCCTTTGGGGATGATGGATCCCTGGAGGACATTCGCACAGAGTTTGATCGTGAGATCGACAGGGGGTCTCTCAACCCTGGGAAGCAGCT GTTTGAAAAGATGGCCAGCGGGATGTACATGGGAGAACTGGTTCGACTCATCCTGGTTAAGATGGCCAAGGAGGGCCTGCTTTTTGAGGGACGGATAACCCCTGAGCTCCTGACCAAAGGAAAAATTGAGACGAAACATGTCTCGGCGATTGAAAA GACTAAAGAGGGACTGAAGAAATGCATGGAGATCCTGACGAGGCTCGGGGTCGAGCCTTCAGATGAAGACTGCCTGGCTGTGCAGCACGTCTGCACCATCGTATCTTTCCGCTCAGCAAATCTGATTTCTGCGACACTGGGAGGAATCCTCTCACGCCTTAAGGAAAACAAAGGAGTCGTGCGCCTCCGCACCACCGTGGGCATCGACGGGTCCCTCTACAAGATGCACCCACA ATATGCTCGCCGTCTGCACAAGACGGTGCGTCGCTTGGTCCCAGACTCAGATGTCCGCTTCCTGCTGTCCGAGAGTGGGAGTGCGAAGGGTGCAGCCATGGTGACGGCGGTGGCATACCGACTGACGGAGCAGGCGCGCCAGATTCAGGAGACTCTGGCAGAGTTCCGGCTGAGCAAATCCCAACTGTTGGAAGTGAAGAAACGCATGAGGATGGAGATTGAAAGAGGCCTAAAGAAGGACAGCCACAAGGAAGCTGCGGTCAAGATGCTGCCCACCTTTGTCCGAAGCACACCAGATGGATCAG AGAACGGTGATTTCCTCGCTCTGGACCTCGGAGGCACAAACTTCCGCGTACTTCTGGTAAAGATTCGCAGCGGGAAGAGGAGATCGGTGGAGATGCATAACAAAATCTACGCTATTCCCATAGAAGTCATGCAGGGTACTGGTGATGAG CTCTTTGACCACATTGTGCACTGCATCTCTGACTTCCTGGACTACATGGGAATGAAAAGCGCCCGACTGCCGCTGGGTTTCACCTTCTCCTTCCCCTGCCATCAGACCAGTCTGGACGCA GGTATTCTTGTCACCTGGACTAAAGGCTTCAAGGCCACAGACTGTGAAGGTGAAGATGTGGTCGAGCTCCTTCGGGAAGCAATTAAGAGGAAAGAg ATGGAGGAGCCA gaGTTTGAGCTGGATGTGGTTGCCATAGTGAACGACACTGTGGGGACGATGATGACTTGTGCGTATGAGGAGCCCAGTTGTGAGGTGGGACTGATTGCAG GGACGGGAAGCAACGCCTGTTACATGGAGGAGATGAGGAACATCGAGATAGTGGAGGGGAACGAAGGCCGCATGTGCGTAAACATGGAGTGGGGTGCGTTCGGGGACAACGGCTGCCTGGATGACATCAGGACGCAGTACGACCAGGCGGTGGACGAGAACTCGCTCAACGAAGGCAAACAAAG ATATGAGAAGATGTGCAGCGGCATGTACCTGGGAGAGATCGTCAGGCAGATTTTGATAGACCTGACGAAACGCGGCTTCCTCTTCCGGGGACAGAtctcagagacactgaagacCAGAGGCATTTTTGAGACAAAGTTCCTGTCACAGATAGAGAG CGATCGTCTGGCGCTGCTGCAGGTCAGGGCGATCTTGCAACAGCTGGGGCTAGACAGCACCTGTGATGACAGTATTATCGTCAAGGAGGTGTGTGGTACAGTGTCCCGCCGCGCAGCTCAGATCTGTGGAGCCGGAATGGCTGCTGTGGTGGACAAGATCCGTGAGAACAGAGGCCTGGACCACCTGGACATCACCGTGGGCGTGGATGGCACGCTTTACAAGCTGCACCCGCA CTTCTCACGGATCTTCCACCAGACAGTGAAAGAGCTCGCCCCCAAATGTGACGTCAACTTCCTGCTATCCGAGGACGGCAGCGGCAAGGGGGCTGCCCTCATCACTGCCGTCGGCTGTCgccagagagagatggaggcgCAACAGCACTGA
- the LOC115054421 gene encoding hexokinase-1 isoform X3: MIAAQLLAYYFTELKDDQLKKIDKYLYSMRFSDETLKDIMNRFRREMENGLGHDTNPTATVKMLPTFVRSIPDGSEKGDFIALDLGGSNFRILRVKVTHDKKQPVQMESQVYETPDDITHGSGTQLFAHVADCLGDFMEKQKIKDKKLPVGFTFSFPCAQTKLDEDYEADIMAVVNDTVGTMMTCGFDDQRCEVGIIIGTGTNACYMEELRHIDLVEGDEGRMCINTEWGAFGDDGSLEDIRTEFDREIDRGSLNPGKQLFEKMASGMYMGELVRLILVKMAKEGLLFEGRITPELLTKGKIETKHVSAIEKTKEGLKKCMEILTRLGVEPSDEDCLAVQHVCTIVSFRSANLISATLGGILSRLKENKGVVRLRTTVGIDGSLYKMHPQYARRLHKTVRRLVPDSDVRFLLSESGSAKGAAMVTAVAYRLTEQARQIQETLAEFRLSKSQLLEVKKRMRMEIERGLKKDSHKEAAVKMLPTFVRSTPDGSENGDFLALDLGGTNFRVLLVKIRSGKRRSVEMHNKIYAIPIEVMQGTGDELFDHIVHCISDFLDYMGMKSARLPLGFTFSFPCHQTSLDAGILVTWTKGFKATDCEGEDVVELLREAIKRKEEFELDVVAIVNDTVGTMMTCAYEEPSCEVGLIAGTGSNACYMEEMRNIEIVEGNEGRMCVNMEWGAFGDNGCLDDIRTQYDQAVDENSLNEGKQRYEKMCSGMYLGEIVRQILIDLTKRGFLFRGQISETLKTRGIFETKFLSQIESDRLALLQVRAILQQLGLDSTCDDSIIVKEVCGTVSRRAAQICGAGMAAVVDKIRENRGLDHLDITVGVDGTLYKLHPHFSRIFHQTVKELAPKCDVNFLLSEDGSGKGAALITAVGCRQREMEAQQH; the protein is encoded by the exons ATGATAGCAGCTCAGCTTCTGGCCTACTACTTCACCGAGCTGAAGGATGATCAGCTGAAAAAG ATTGACAAATACCTCTACTCCATGCGTTTCTCGGACGAGACGCTGAAGGACATCATGAACAGGTTCCGCCGGGAGATGGAGAACGGGCTCGGGCATGACACCAACCCCACAGCCACCGTGAAGATGCTGCCCACCTTCGTCAGGTCCATCCCTGATGGATCAG AAAAGGGAGACTTCATAGCTCTGGACCTCGGGGGGTCAAATTTTCGGATTCTGCGCGTAAAAGTGACACACGACAAGAAGCAGCCGGTTCAGATGGAGAGCCAGGTCTATGAGACCCCCGATGACATCACGCACGGGAGTGGAACGCAG CTCTTTGCTCATGTTGCAGATTGTCTGGGCGATTTCATGGAGAAACAAAAGATCAAGGATAAAAAGCTTCCTGTGGGATTTACGTTCTCCTTCCCCTGTGCCCAAACCAAACTGGATGAG GACTACGAGGCCGACATCATGGCGGTGGTGAATGACACAGTTGGCACCATGATGACCTGTGGATTTGACGATCAGCGTTGCGAAGTGGGCATCATTATAG GAACGGGGACAAACGCCTGCTACATGGAAGAACTACGTCACATCGACCTGGTGGAGGGAGACGAAGGCCGGATGTGCATCAACACCGAGTGGGGGGCCTTTGGGGATGATGGATCCCTGGAGGACATTCGCACAGAGTTTGATCGTGAGATCGACAGGGGGTCTCTCAACCCTGGGAAGCAGCT GTTTGAAAAGATGGCCAGCGGGATGTACATGGGAGAACTGGTTCGACTCATCCTGGTTAAGATGGCCAAGGAGGGCCTGCTTTTTGAGGGACGGATAACCCCTGAGCTCCTGACCAAAGGAAAAATTGAGACGAAACATGTCTCGGCGATTGAAAA GACTAAAGAGGGACTGAAGAAATGCATGGAGATCCTGACGAGGCTCGGGGTCGAGCCTTCAGATGAAGACTGCCTGGCTGTGCAGCACGTCTGCACCATCGTATCTTTCCGCTCAGCAAATCTGATTTCTGCGACACTGGGAGGAATCCTCTCACGCCTTAAGGAAAACAAAGGAGTCGTGCGCCTCCGCACCACCGTGGGCATCGACGGGTCCCTCTACAAGATGCACCCACA ATATGCTCGCCGTCTGCACAAGACGGTGCGTCGCTTGGTCCCAGACTCAGATGTCCGCTTCCTGCTGTCCGAGAGTGGGAGTGCGAAGGGTGCAGCCATGGTGACGGCGGTGGCATACCGACTGACGGAGCAGGCGCGCCAGATTCAGGAGACTCTGGCAGAGTTCCGGCTGAGCAAATCCCAACTGTTGGAAGTGAAGAAACGCATGAGGATGGAGATTGAAAGAGGCCTAAAGAAGGACAGCCACAAGGAAGCTGCGGTCAAGATGCTGCCCACCTTTGTCCGAAGCACACCAGATGGATCAG AGAACGGTGATTTCCTCGCTCTGGACCTCGGAGGCACAAACTTCCGCGTACTTCTGGTAAAGATTCGCAGCGGGAAGAGGAGATCGGTGGAGATGCATAACAAAATCTACGCTATTCCCATAGAAGTCATGCAGGGTACTGGTGATGAG CTCTTTGACCACATTGTGCACTGCATCTCTGACTTCCTGGACTACATGGGAATGAAAAGCGCCCGACTGCCGCTGGGTTTCACCTTCTCCTTCCCCTGCCATCAGACCAGTCTGGACGCA GGTATTCTTGTCACCTGGACTAAAGGCTTCAAGGCCACAGACTGTGAAGGTGAAGATGTGGTCGAGCTCCTTCGGGAAGCAATTAAGAGGAAAGAg gaGTTTGAGCTGGATGTGGTTGCCATAGTGAACGACACTGTGGGGACGATGATGACTTGTGCGTATGAGGAGCCCAGTTGTGAGGTGGGACTGATTGCAG GGACGGGAAGCAACGCCTGTTACATGGAGGAGATGAGGAACATCGAGATAGTGGAGGGGAACGAAGGCCGCATGTGCGTAAACATGGAGTGGGGTGCGTTCGGGGACAACGGCTGCCTGGATGACATCAGGACGCAGTACGACCAGGCGGTGGACGAGAACTCGCTCAACGAAGGCAAACAAAG ATATGAGAAGATGTGCAGCGGCATGTACCTGGGAGAGATCGTCAGGCAGATTTTGATAGACCTGACGAAACGCGGCTTCCTCTTCCGGGGACAGAtctcagagacactgaagacCAGAGGCATTTTTGAGACAAAGTTCCTGTCACAGATAGAGAG CGATCGTCTGGCGCTGCTGCAGGTCAGGGCGATCTTGCAACAGCTGGGGCTAGACAGCACCTGTGATGACAGTATTATCGTCAAGGAGGTGTGTGGTACAGTGTCCCGCCGCGCAGCTCAGATCTGTGGAGCCGGAATGGCTGCTGTGGTGGACAAGATCCGTGAGAACAGAGGCCTGGACCACCTGGACATCACCGTGGGCGTGGATGGCACGCTTTACAAGCTGCACCCGCA CTTCTCACGGATCTTCCACCAGACAGTGAAAGAGCTCGCCCCCAAATGTGACGTCAACTTCCTGCTATCCGAGGACGGCAGCGGCAAGGGGGCTGCCCTCATCACTGCCGTCGGCTGTCgccagagagagatggaggcgCAACAGCACTGA